A genomic stretch from Haemophilus parainfluenzae ATCC 33392 includes:
- the lpxC gene encoding UDP-3-O-acyl-N-acetylglucosamine deacetylase has protein sequence MIKQRTLKQSIKVTGVGLHSGKKVTLTLRPAMPNTGVIYCRTDLNPPVTFPANADSVRDTMLCTALVNEHGVRVSTVEHLNAALAGLGIDNIIIEVDAPEIPIMDGSASPFIYLLLDAGIEEQNAPKKFIRIKKNVRVEDGDKWAEFKPYNGFRLDFTIDFDHPAISKNVRNYVMDFSAQAFVHQISRARTFGFMKDIEYLQSQGLALGGSLDNAIVLDDYRILNEDGLRFRDELVRHKMLDAIGDLYMCGYNIIGDFKAYKSGHGLNNKLLRAVLADQEAWEFVTFEDKKQVPQGYVAPVQVLI, from the coding sequence ATGATTAAACAAAGAACATTAAAACAAAGCATTAAAGTAACAGGTGTAGGCTTACATAGCGGCAAAAAAGTAACGTTAACGTTGCGTCCAGCTATGCCGAATACTGGTGTAATTTACTGCCGTACCGATCTTAATCCGCCGGTGACTTTCCCTGCGAATGCTGATTCAGTGCGTGATACAATGCTTTGTACTGCACTTGTGAATGAACACGGTGTACGTGTTTCAACCGTAGAACACTTAAACGCAGCATTAGCGGGTTTAGGTATCGATAATATTATCATTGAAGTTGATGCACCTGAAATTCCAATCATGGACGGTAGTGCAAGCCCATTCATTTACTTGCTTTTAGATGCTGGTATTGAAGAACAAAATGCACCAAAGAAATTTATTCGTATTAAGAAAAATGTACGAGTAGAAGACGGTGACAAATGGGCAGAATTTAAACCTTATAATGGTTTCCGTTTAGATTTTACAATCGATTTTGATCATCCAGCGATTAGTAAAAATGTACGTAATTATGTGATGGATTTCTCTGCACAAGCATTCGTACATCAAATTAGTCGTGCAAGAACCTTTGGTTTCATGAAAGATATTGAGTATCTTCAATCTCAAGGTCTTGCGTTAGGTGGTAGCTTAGATAATGCCATCGTATTAGATGATTACCGTATCTTAAATGAAGATGGGTTACGCTTCAGAGATGAATTGGTTCGTCACAAGATGCTTGATGCGATTGGCGATCTTTATATGTGTGGCTATAACATCATCGGTGATTTCAAAGCTTATAAATCGGGTCATGGTTTAAATAATAAATTACTCCGTGCTGTACTTGCCGATCAGGAAGCGTGGGAATTTGTTACCTTTGAAGATAAGAAACAAGTTCCACAAGGTTATGTTGCGCCTGTGCAGGTATTAATCTAA
- a CDS encoding cell division protein FtsQ/DivIB, which yields MNVIKRKNTPPTQFGRSSNGEGKFRFMLQIKLALVLLCAGLGYFVYSNWQSWLESLDGDRKITAYALVGQNEFTTYPDVQDVLLKMGSLKGFWGQDVKQIQEQLKTIPWVKGAVVRKIWPNRLSIWLSEYQPVAIWNKTEFVTKDGTVFQLPMDKLKEKALPYLGGPDYQSLKVLEAWNQIFADFKAKNLLVKGVTIDDRGAWQVTLDNDIVLKLGRGDWKPKLDRFVTIYPQIEVPEGKRIDYVDLRYASASAAVGLIEK from the coding sequence ATGAATGTAATTAAGCGCAAAAATACACCGCCAACGCAATTTGGTCGCTCATCCAACGGAGAAGGTAAATTCCGTTTCATGTTGCAGATTAAACTTGCTTTGGTGTTACTTTGTGCAGGGCTAGGGTATTTTGTTTATTCAAACTGGCAAAGTTGGCTTGAAAGCTTAGACGGTGATAGAAAAATTACTGCCTATGCCTTAGTCGGTCAAAATGAATTTACCACTTATCCAGATGTGCAAGACGTATTGCTTAAAATGGGATCTCTCAAGGGCTTTTGGGGACAAGACGTCAAGCAAATTCAAGAGCAGCTTAAAACGATTCCTTGGGTAAAAGGTGCGGTGGTTCGTAAAATTTGGCCAAATCGTTTAAGTATTTGGTTATCAGAATATCAGCCAGTTGCCATTTGGAATAAAACAGAGTTTGTTACAAAAGATGGAACGGTTTTCCAATTGCCGATGGATAAGTTAAAAGAAAAAGCTTTACCTTATTTAGGGGGGCCGGATTATCAAAGCTTGAAGGTATTAGAGGCTTGGAATCAAATTTTTGCTGATTTTAAGGCGAAAAATTTGCTGGTTAAAGGCGTAACAATTGATGATCGTGGTGCGTGGCAAGTTACGCTAGATAATGATATAGTATTGAAACTTGGGCGCGGGGATTGGAAACCAAAATTAGATCGATTTGTAACGATTTATCCACAAATTGAAGTGCCTGAAGGTAAACGAATTGATTATGTAGATTTGCGCTATGCATCTGCATCAGCAGCGGTTGGATTGATAGAGAAATAA
- a CDS encoding D-alanine--D-alanine ligase — translation MNLKQEKIAVLLGGTSAEREVSLNSGAAVLNALVSQGYNAHGIDPKEYNVANLKADGFDRVFNILHGRGGEDGTMQGLLEQIGLPYTGCGVMASALTMDKMRTKMLWKAFGLPVADMEIVTKENAHELNPQAVVEKLGLPLMVKPSLEGSSVGLTKVKAVEELKSAVDYALKFDNTILIEEWLAGDELTVPVLGGEVLPAVRIVPEGEFYDYDAKYISDNTQYFCPAGLSAEREQELAKLVKRAYDVVGCRGWSRIDVMTDAQGNFRLVEVNTNPGMTSHSLFPKSASTVGISFEQLVVKILELSA, via the coding sequence ATGAATTTAAAACAAGAAAAAATTGCTGTGTTGTTAGGCGGCACATCAGCTGAACGTGAAGTGTCTCTTAATTCTGGTGCAGCTGTGTTAAACGCCTTAGTAAGCCAAGGTTATAATGCACACGGTATCGATCCTAAAGAATATAATGTCGCGAATTTAAAAGCAGATGGTTTTGATCGCGTTTTTAACATTTTACATGGTCGCGGTGGTGAAGATGGCACTATGCAAGGTTTATTAGAACAAATCGGCTTGCCTTACACCGGTTGTGGAGTGATGGCTTCAGCATTAACCATGGATAAAATGCGTACTAAAATGTTGTGGAAAGCCTTTGGTTTACCTGTTGCCGATATGGAGATTGTAACCAAAGAAAACGCTCACGAACTAAACCCACAAGCTGTGGTCGAAAAGTTAGGTTTACCTTTGATGGTTAAGCCATCTCTTGAAGGTTCAAGTGTCGGTTTAACGAAAGTAAAAGCAGTCGAAGAATTAAAAAGTGCGGTCGATTATGCACTTAAATTTGATAACACCATTTTGATTGAAGAATGGTTGGCTGGCGATGAATTAACAGTGCCTGTTTTAGGTGGTGAAGTATTGCCTGCTGTTCGCATTGTGCCAGAAGGTGAGTTTTATGATTACGATGCGAAATATATTTCAGATAACACTCAATATTTTTGCCCAGCGGGTCTTTCAGCTGAACGAGAGCAAGAATTAGCGAAATTAGTTAAACGTGCTTATGACGTTGTGGGTTGTCGTGGTTGGAGTCGCATTGATGTAATGACCGATGCACAAGGTAATTTCCGTTTAGTAGAAGTAAACACGAACCCAGGCATGACAAGTCACAGTTTATTCCCTAAATCTGCGTCAACAGTCGGTATTTCATTTGAACAACTCGTCGTGAAAATTTTGGAGTTGAGTGCGTAA
- the murG gene encoding undecaprenyldiphospho-muramoylpentapeptide beta-N-acetylglucosaminyltransferase: MSKKLLVMAGGTGGHVFPAIAVAQTLQKEGWEICWLGTKDRMEAQLVPKHGIPIRFIQISGLRGKGIKALLGAPFAILRAVLQARKIIKEYQPNAVLGMGGYVSGPGGIAAKLCGVPVILHEQNAVAGLTNEWLAKIATRVLQAFPTAFKDAEVVGNPVRQDLFEMPSPQARFSERSGKLRVLVVGGSQGARVLNQTIPQVVARLADKLDVRHQVGKGSVESVTELYGEHADSVKITEFIDDMAEAYAWADVVICRSGALTVCELAAVGTPAIFVPFQHKDQQQYLNAKYLADVGAAKIVQQNELNADVLVDFLEKIDRETLLAMAIKAKEMSAPLAAKRVADVIVENAK; this comes from the coding sequence ATGAGTAAAAAATTATTAGTTATGGCGGGTGGTACTGGTGGACATGTTTTCCCCGCCATCGCTGTTGCTCAAACCTTACAAAAAGAAGGTTGGGAAATTTGCTGGTTAGGCACCAAAGATCGAATGGAAGCACAGCTTGTACCAAAACATGGTATTCCAATTCGTTTTATTCAAATTTCAGGGTTACGTGGTAAAGGCATTAAAGCATTACTTGGTGCCCCTTTTGCTATTTTAAGAGCGGTATTGCAAGCTCGTAAAATTATCAAAGAATATCAACCTAATGCGGTATTAGGTATGGGTGGTTATGTATCTGGCCCAGGTGGCATCGCTGCAAAACTTTGTGGCGTGCCGGTTATTTTACATGAACAGAATGCCGTAGCGGGCTTAACCAATGAATGGTTAGCAAAAATTGCGACACGTGTATTACAAGCTTTTCCAACTGCATTCAAAGATGCCGAAGTGGTAGGAAACCCAGTTCGCCAAGATTTATTTGAAATGCCATCACCACAAGCGCGTTTTTCAGAAAGAAGTGGAAAATTGAGAGTACTTGTCGTGGGTGGAAGCCAAGGGGCTCGCGTACTCAATCAAACGATTCCACAAGTGGTTGCTCGTTTGGCGGATAAATTAGACGTGCGTCATCAAGTGGGTAAAGGTTCTGTTGAAAGTGTGACCGAACTTTATGGTGAACATGCAGATTCGGTCAAAATTACAGAATTTATTGATGATATGGCGGAAGCCTACGCTTGGGCCGATGTGGTGATTTGTCGTTCTGGTGCTTTAACAGTGTGTGAATTAGCAGCAGTAGGGACACCAGCAATTTTCGTGCCATTCCAACATAAAGATCAACAGCAATATTTAAATGCGAAATATCTTGCCGATGTAGGTGCAGCAAAAATCGTTCAGCAAAATGAATTAAATGCGGATGTGTTGGTCGATTTCTTAGAAAAAATAGATCGTGAAACCTTGCTAGCGATGGCGATTAAGGCAAAAGAAATGTCAGCACCATTAGCGGCTAAACGTGTAGCTGATGTCATTGTAGAGAATGCGAAATAA
- the murC gene encoding UDP-N-acetylmuramate--L-alanine ligase → MKHISDEIRKIIPEMRRVQQIHFIGIGGAGMSGIAEILLNEGYDISGSDIADGVVTQRLAQAGAKIFIGHQAENVQGASVVVVSSAIHEDNPELIAAKQNRIPVIQRAQMLAEIMRFRHGIAVAGTHGKTTTTAMISMIYTQAKLDPTFVNGGLVKSAGKNAHLGASRYLIAEADESDASFLHLQPMVSVVTNIEPDHMDTYEGDFEKMKATYVKFLHNLPFYGLAVMCADDTVLMELVPQVGRQVLTYGFSEHADYHIEDYEQTGFQGHYTVVCPSGERINVLLNVPGKHNALNATAALAVAKEEGIGNEAILEALADFQGAGRRFDQLGEFIRPNGKVRLVDDYGHHPTEVGVTIKAAREGWGDKRIVMIFQPHRYSRTRDLFDDFVQVLSQVDALIMLDVYAAGETPIVGADSKALCRSIRNLGKVDPILVSDTEQLGDVLDQIIQDGDLILAQGAGSVSKISRGLAECWKA, encoded by the coding sequence ATGAAACATATTTCGGACGAGATTAGAAAAATTATTCCTGAGATGCGTCGGGTTCAACAAATTCATTTCATTGGTATCGGCGGCGCCGGTATGAGTGGGATTGCCGAAATTTTATTAAATGAAGGTTATGATATCTCTGGTTCTGATATTGCAGATGGTGTCGTGACTCAGCGTCTTGCTCAAGCTGGCGCAAAAATTTTCATTGGTCACCAAGCGGAAAATGTGCAAGGGGCGAGTGTGGTTGTGGTATCAAGCGCGATCCATGAAGATAACCCAGAATTAATCGCCGCTAAGCAAAATCGTATTCCCGTGATTCAGCGAGCACAAATGTTAGCTGAAATTATGCGTTTCCGTCATGGTATTGCGGTGGCTGGTACCCATGGTAAAACCACAACCACTGCCATGATTTCGATGATTTATACTCAAGCGAAACTGGATCCAACTTTCGTTAATGGTGGTTTAGTTAAATCAGCCGGTAAAAATGCGCATTTAGGTGCAAGTCGTTATTTAATCGCTGAAGCAGATGAAAGCGATGCCTCTTTCTTACACTTACAGCCAATGGTTTCTGTTGTGACGAATATTGAGCCGGATCATATGGATACCTATGAAGGTGACTTTGAGAAAATGAAAGCCACCTATGTGAAATTTTTACATAACTTGCCGTTTTATGGCTTAGCGGTTATGTGCGCTGATGATACTGTGTTAATGGAGCTTGTTCCTCAAGTTGGACGCCAAGTGTTAACTTATGGTTTCAGTGAACATGCTGACTATCATATCGAAGATTATGAACAAACAGGTTTCCAAGGTCATTACACCGTAGTTTGTCCAAGTGGTGAACGCATCAATGTATTATTGAATGTTCCAGGTAAACACAATGCGTTAAATGCGACAGCCGCACTTGCAGTAGCAAAAGAAGAAGGCATTGGCAATGAAGCGATTTTAGAAGCGCTTGCAGACTTCCAAGGGGCAGGCAGACGTTTCGACCAATTAGGTGAGTTTATTCGTCCAAATGGTAAAGTACGCTTAGTGGATGATTATGGCCATCACCCAACTGAAGTTGGCGTGACCATCAAAGCAGCACGTGAAGGCTGGGGAGATAAACGTATTGTGATGATTTTCCAACCTCACCGTTATTCACGTACTCGCGATTTATTTGATGATTTCGTACAAGTCTTATCCCAAGTGGATGCCTTGATTATGTTAGATGTGTATGCGGCAGGCGAAACACCAATCGTTGGTGCAGACAGTAAAGCACTTTGTCGTTCTATTCGTAATCTAGGAAAAGTCGATCCAATTTTAGTTTCTGATACGGAACAACTCGGTGATGTGTTAGATCAAATTATTCAAGATGGCGATTTAATTCTTGCCCAAGGCGCGGGAAGTGTAAGCAAAATTTCTCGTGGTTTAGCAGAATGTTGGAAAGCATAA
- the ftsA gene encoding cell division protein FtsA → MAKELEPKVIVGLEVGTSKVVAVVGEVLPDGVVNVLGVGSCPSKGIDRGSITDLDAVVNSIQRAIEAAESMADCQIMSVTLAITGEHIQSLNESGFVAISENEVTQDEIDDALHTASSVKLPEGLSLLHIIPQEYAVDKQVNIKNPLGLQGVRLKANVHLIACHQDWQNNLKKAVERCGLQVDKVVFSGFAATHSVLTEDEKDLGVCLIDFGAGTMNMMVYTNGSLRFSKVIPYAGNIVTNDIAHACTVSRAEAERIKVNYASALYPARLHGDKKIEVASIGGRAPRALTKSDLSLITSARYIELLGVVKDELDKLKADLETKHIKFELIAGVVITGGGAQIEDLKDCASSVFGCQVRIGSPLNITGLTDYVNRPQYSTVVGLLQYHHQNSDNDPVDSNYGDEALGKKFWKGLKNIFNKVKSEF, encoded by the coding sequence ATGGCAAAAGAGTTGGAACCGAAAGTAATTGTAGGTCTTGAAGTTGGTACATCAAAAGTTGTTGCTGTTGTTGGGGAAGTCCTTCCTGATGGCGTAGTAAATGTACTTGGTGTAGGTAGTTGTCCATCAAAAGGGATTGATCGTGGCAGTATTACTGATTTAGATGCCGTTGTTAATTCTATCCAACGTGCTATTGAGGCAGCTGAATCAATGGCCGATTGCCAAATTATGAGCGTGACTCTTGCGATTACAGGTGAACATATTCAAAGCTTGAATGAGAGCGGCTTTGTTGCTATTTCTGAAAATGAAGTGACTCAAGATGAAATCGATGATGCTTTGCATACAGCAAGCTCAGTGAAATTACCTGAGGGGCTTTCTTTATTACACATCATTCCACAAGAATATGCCGTAGATAAACAAGTTAATATTAAAAATCCATTAGGTTTACAAGGTGTTCGTTTAAAAGCAAACGTACACTTAATTGCATGTCACCAAGACTGGCAAAATAACTTGAAAAAAGCAGTTGAGCGTTGTGGATTACAAGTTGATAAAGTTGTGTTTTCCGGCTTTGCAGCAACACATTCTGTTTTAACTGAAGATGAAAAGGATCTTGGTGTTTGCTTGATTGATTTCGGTGCAGGCACCATGAATATGATGGTTTATACCAATGGCTCATTGCGTTTCAGTAAAGTTATTCCTTACGCAGGGAACATTGTAACCAATGATATTGCCCATGCATGTACCGTTTCTCGTGCAGAAGCAGAACGCATTAAAGTGAACTATGCAAGTGCATTATATCCGGCACGTTTACATGGTGATAAAAAAATTGAAGTGGCAAGTATTGGTGGTCGAGCACCACGTGCTTTAACAAAAAGTGATTTATCTTTAATCACTTCAGCAAGATATATTGAACTATTAGGCGTTGTTAAGGACGAATTAGATAAGCTTAAAGCAGATTTAGAAACCAAACATATTAAATTTGAATTAATTGCGGGGGTCGTTATCACTGGTGGTGGTGCACAGATTGAAGACTTAAAAGATTGTGCATCAAGTGTATTTGGTTGCCAGGTGCGTATTGGTAGTCCACTAAATATCACGGGGTTAACAGATTATGTAAATCGTCCGCAATATTCAACAGTCGTGGGATTGCTACAATATCATCATCAAAATAGTGATAATGATCCTGTGGATAGTAATTATGGCGATGAAGCATTAGGTAAAAAATTCTGGAAAGGCCTTAAAAATATTTTCAACAAAGTGAAATCAGAATTTTGA
- the ftsZ gene encoding cell division protein FtsZ, with protein sequence MLYPEYGDFEEQTGALIKVVGVGGGGGNAVNHMVANMVQQEFNGNFLGESAIDSEEHGKIVFYAVNTDAQALRKSQVQQTVQIGGATTKGLGAGANPNVGRKAAEDDQEEIRKMLEGADMVFIAAGMGGGTGTGAAPIVAKVAKELGILTVAVVTKPFSFEGKKRMQFAELGIKDLSQYVDSMIIIPNQQIQKVLPKNATLIDAFAAANDVLRNSVMGISDMITSPGLINVDFADVRTVMSEMGQAMIGFGSAQSEPGAGRAEEAARLAIKNDLLEKVDLSNAKGILVNITSGMDLGFDEFNVVGDTVGSFASEDATIVVGTSLVPEMSNEIRVTIVATGLGDVVAAEPVVIARPQAAVQQAPVQQPVAQETIQPQPPVGLHGLDALRHNPQPEPAQEQNPQYGNLNKPLDPSRLEQLRNNPNFFNPASFGRDEK encoded by the coding sequence ATGTTATACCCAGAGTATGGTGATTTTGAAGAGCAAACAGGTGCACTGATTAAGGTTGTCGGTGTCGGTGGAGGCGGCGGTAACGCAGTTAACCACATGGTTGCTAACATGGTGCAACAAGAATTCAATGGTAATTTCTTGGGCGAAAGTGCAATTGATAGCGAAGAACACGGTAAAATCGTATTTTATGCGGTGAATACCGATGCGCAAGCATTACGCAAAAGCCAAGTTCAACAAACTGTACAAATTGGTGGGGCTACAACGAAAGGTCTTGGTGCGGGTGCAAATCCAAATGTGGGTCGTAAAGCGGCTGAAGATGACCAAGAAGAAATCCGTAAAATGCTTGAAGGTGCAGACATGGTCTTTATCGCAGCCGGTATGGGCGGTGGTACAGGTACTGGTGCCGCACCAATCGTCGCTAAAGTCGCGAAAGAATTAGGTATTTTAACCGTTGCTGTTGTTACTAAGCCATTTAGCTTTGAAGGCAAAAAACGTATGCAATTTGCTGAATTAGGGATTAAAGATCTTTCACAATATGTGGATTCAATGATCATTATTCCTAACCAACAAATCCAAAAAGTTCTCCCTAAAAATGCAACCTTAATTGATGCTTTTGCTGCTGCAAACGACGTATTACGTAACTCTGTTATGGGCATCTCCGATATGATTACGTCTCCAGGTTTAATCAACGTGGACTTTGCAGACGTAAGAACCGTTATGTCGGAAATGGGCCAAGCAATGATTGGTTTCGGTTCAGCTCAAAGTGAACCAGGTGCAGGTCGTGCAGAAGAAGCTGCGCGTCTTGCAATTAAAAATGATTTATTAGAGAAAGTCGATCTTTCTAATGCTAAAGGTATTCTTGTTAATATTACCTCAGGTATGGATCTCGGCTTTGACGAATTTAACGTGGTGGGTGACACAGTAGGTAGCTTTGCATCAGAAGACGCGACTATCGTTGTGGGTACCAGTTTAGTCCCTGAAATGAGCAATGAAATTCGTGTCACGATCGTTGCAACAGGTTTAGGTGATGTTGTTGCGGCTGAGCCAGTCGTAATTGCTCGTCCTCAAGCAGCAGTACAACAAGCCCCAGTTCAACAGCCTGTAGCGCAAGAAACGATTCAACCTCAACCGCCAGTTGGTTTACATGGTTTAGATGCATTAAGACATAATCCACAACCAGAACCAGCACAGGAACAAAATCCGCAATACGGTAACTTAAATAAACCGCTTGATCCAAGCCGTTTAGAACAGTTAAGAAATAATCCTAATTTCTTTAATCCGGCATCATTTGGTCGTGATGAGAAATAA
- the ushA gene encoding bifunctional UDP-sugar hydrolase/5'-nucleotidase UshA, whose protein sequence is MKKLFTVLPLVLATSAAMAYEQGKTYQFTILHTNDTHGHFWPNAKGEYGFPAHKTIVNRVKAEVEQKGGSLILLNAGDFNTGVPESDMQTAEPDIKAMNAMGYEATVLGNHEFDNPLQILDMQEKWANFPFLSANVINTKTGKTLVKPYTILNKQDLKIAVVGLTTEDTAKLGNPEYLHNVKFEDPTTVAKATLKELNEKVKPDVKIALTHMGYYYDAKHGSNAPGDVSLARNLDKGAFDMIIGGHSHDSICVDEKGVWIKDYQPTQPCKPDFQNGTWIMQAFEWGKYVGRADFEFKNGELKLVNYQLIPVNLKKKIKKEDGKTEYVNYAEEIPQDPEMEKLLKSYQDKGDALLSQKVGKLNGKLEGDRTIIRFEQTNLGHLIAEAQRQKAKADIGIMNSGGIRDSIQEGDVTYKDILKIHPFGNIVSYFELTGKELLDYLNVVALKEVDSGAYAQYSGISMTVNRAEKKVENVKIQGKPLDLNKTYRISLPSYNAAGGDGYPVMTKNPTFVNTGFIDADVLKEFFEKNSPINAEKYIPHNEVTFK, encoded by the coding sequence ATGAAAAAATTATTTACCGTGCTTCCTCTTGTGCTAGCAACTTCTGCTGCAATGGCATATGAACAGGGCAAAACCTATCAATTTACCATATTGCACACTAATGATACGCACGGACATTTTTGGCCGAATGCAAAAGGTGAATATGGCTTTCCTGCTCACAAAACAATTGTTAATCGCGTAAAAGCTGAAGTCGAGCAAAAAGGTGGCTCACTTATTTTATTAAATGCAGGTGATTTTAATACTGGTGTACCTGAGTCAGATATGCAAACAGCAGAACCAGATATTAAAGCAATGAACGCAATGGGCTATGAGGCAACTGTATTAGGTAACCACGAGTTTGATAATCCACTACAAATTCTTGATATGCAAGAAAAATGGGCAAATTTCCCATTCTTATCTGCAAACGTGATTAATACGAAAACAGGTAAAACCTTAGTTAAGCCTTATACGATTTTAAATAAACAAGATCTTAAAATTGCAGTGGTCGGTTTAACTACTGAGGATACTGCAAAATTAGGCAACCCAGAATACCTTCATAATGTGAAGTTTGAAGATCCAACAACGGTAGCAAAAGCCACATTAAAAGAGCTAAATGAAAAAGTTAAGCCGGATGTAAAAATCGCTTTAACGCATATGGGCTATTATTATGATGCGAAACATGGTTCAAATGCACCAGGTGATGTGAGTCTTGCACGTAATTTAGATAAAGGTGCATTCGATATGATTATCGGTGGTCACAGCCATGATTCGATTTGCGTGGATGAAAAAGGCGTATGGATTAAAGATTATCAACCTACTCAGCCATGTAAACCAGATTTCCAAAATGGTACTTGGATTATGCAGGCCTTTGAATGGGGCAAATATGTTGGTCGAGCTGACTTTGAGTTCAAAAATGGTGAATTAAAATTAGTGAATTATCAATTAATTCCAGTGAACTTGAAGAAGAAAATAAAAAAAGAAGACGGTAAAACGGAATACGTAAATTACGCAGAAGAGATTCCACAAGATCCAGAAATGGAAAAACTTTTAAAATCTTACCAAGATAAAGGTGATGCGTTATTAAGCCAAAAAGTGGGTAAATTAAACGGTAAGTTAGAGGGTGATCGTACCATTATTCGTTTTGAACAAACTAACCTTGGTCACTTAATTGCAGAAGCACAACGTCAAAAAGCGAAAGCAGACATTGGTATCATGAACTCAGGTGGTATTCGTGATTCTATCCAAGAAGGTGATGTAACTTATAAAGATATTTTAAAAATCCATCCATTTGGTAATATTGTGAGCTATTTTGAATTAACCGGTAAAGAATTACTGGATTATTTAAATGTAGTCGCATTGAAAGAAGTGGATTCTGGTGCCTATGCACAATATTCAGGTATCAGCATGACAGTAAATCGTGCGGAGAAGAAAGTTGAAAATGTGAAAATTCAAGGTAAACCATTAGATTTAAATAAAACTTACCGTATTTCTTTACCAAGTTATAATGCGGCGGGTGGAGATGGTTATCCGGTTATGACTAAAAATCCAACTTTCGTTAACACAGGTTTTATTGATGCGGATGTTTTAAAAGAATTTTTTGAGAAAAATTCACCTATTAATGCTGAAAAATACATCCCTCATAATGAAGTAACCTTTAAGTAA